Proteins from a genomic interval of Ficedula albicollis isolate OC2 chromosome 9, FicAlb1.5, whole genome shotgun sequence:
- the SENP5 gene encoding sentrin-specific protease 5: MLLQREWNGTCGPLTALKRSKFNHHTVKKRFLFMMHKKLSMVRFRYRIIKFPKLRARGKNCKLRKIKRRWVQKVTRDHQETLQRDFESGLCNLFSSWKSKSKRLWKRYRLSDMNNNTPKSLGAESEICAPEICHTQDVSAEPCSEDPASRGQDGSVDAVPPELHVRASPEAETLHQVETNGALAEDHCSDIVVSVTGKEIAVSDQDGAESKEVVGVDGMTLLQSSLQDSDVSDNFANGPFSMELTQNEDSSSQMEVEGSLNLDIFSSKLLDHPYCKSPLEEPSPESTGKNLKSGTRKGGKRNSQKTSRVADEQLAAWLCGFLDEVMKKYGSLVPLCEKDVMGRLKEVFNEDFSHRKPFITREIMKYREKHPKTSTCNFRVFYNKHMLDMDDLATLEGQNWLNDQIINMYGELVMDAVPEKVHFFNSFFHRQLVTKGYNGVKRWTKKVDLFKKTLLLIPIHLEVHWSLITVNIPSRIISFYDSQGIHFKFCVENIRKYLLTEAKEKNHPEFLQGWQTAVTKCIPQQKNDSDCGVFVLQYCKCLALDQPFQFSQEDMPRVRKRIYKELCERQLID; encoded by the exons ATGCTGTTGCAAAGGGAGTGGAATGGAACTTGTGGCCCCTTGACAGCTCTAAAGAGGTCCAAATTTAACCATCATACTgtaaaaaagagatttttatttatgatgCATAAGAAACTTTCTATGGTTAGGTTTCGgtatagaatcataaaattcCCGAAACTTCGAGCAAGAGGCAAGAATtgcaaattaagaaaaatcaagCGACGGTGGGTGCAGAAAGTTACAAGGGACCATCAAGAAACACTTCAGCGGGATTTTGAAAGTGGATTGTgtaatttgttttcctcctggaaatcTAAAAGTAAGCGTCTTTGGAAGCGGTACCGCTTATCAGATATGAACAATAATACACCCAAATCTCTAGGAGCGGAGAGTGAAATATGTGCACCTGAGATCTGCCACACACAGGATGTGTCTGCTGAGCCGTGTTCTGAGGATCCAGCATCCAGAGGGCAGGATGGCAGTGTGGATGCTGTCCCACCAGAGCTGCACGTTAGAGCTTCTCCAGAGGCAGAAACCTTGCACCAGGTGGAAACCAACGGGGCTCTGGCAGAGGATCACTGCTCTGACATTGTCGTCTCtgtgacaggaaaagaaattgctgtttcGGATCAAGATGGTGCAGAATCCAAGGAGGTTGTGGGTGTAGATGGAATGACACTGTTGCAATCCTCATTGCAGGATTCTGATGTCAGTGATAATTTTGCAAATGGACCTTTCTCCATGGAGCTGACACAGAATGAGGACAGCTCTAGCCAGATGGAAGTAGAAGGCTCCTTAAACTTGGACATTTTTAGTTCAAAATTACTAGATCACCCTTACTGTAAAAGTCCTCTTGAGGAGCCTTCAccagaaagcacaggaaaaaatctgaaatcagGAACTCGGAAGGGAGGCAAAAGGAACAGTCAGAAAACTTCCCGGGTGGCTGATGAGCAGTTGGCAGCGTGGCTTTGTG GATTCCTAGATGAAGTTATGAAGAAATATGGCAGTTTAGTACCACTCTGTGAAAAAGATGTCATGGGAAGATTGAAAGAAGTCTTTAATGAAGATTTCTCCCATAG AAAACCTTTTATCACCAGGGAAATCATGAAGTATCGGGAAAAGCATCCAAAAACCTCCACTTGCAATTTCCGGGTCTTCTATAATAAGCACATGCTAGATATGGATGATTTGGCTACACTGGAAGGCCAGAACTGGCTGAATGACCAG ATAATAAACATGTATGGTGAACTCGTTATGGATGCAGTCCCTGAAAAG gTTCATTTCTTTAACAGCTTTTTTCATAGACAGCTTGTAACCAAAGGATATAATGGGGTGAAGCGATGGACTAAAAAG GTGGACTTGTTTAAAAAGACTCTCTTGTTAATTCCTATTCACCTGGAAGTCCACTGGTCCCTCATTACTGTGAACATCCCCAGTCGAATTATTTCGTTTTACGATTCCCAAGGCATTCATTTTAAGTTTTGTGTAGAG aaCATTCGAAAGTATTTGCTGACtgaagcaaaagagaagaatcACCCTGAATTCCTTCAGGGTTGGCAGACTGCTGTGACAAAG tgcattccacaacagaaaaatgacagtgactgtggggtttttgtgctCCAG taCTGCAAGTGCCTCGCCTTAGACCAGCCTTTTCAGTTCTCCCAGGAAGATATGCCCCGAGTGAGAAAAAGGATTTACAAGGAGCTGTGTGAACGCCAGCTAATAGACTAA